From Arachis stenosperma cultivar V10309 chromosome 2, arast.V10309.gnm1.PFL2, whole genome shotgun sequence, one genomic window encodes:
- the LOC130963311 gene encoding serine/threonine-protein phosphatase 7 long form homolog — MEEEDRMYRLNRVAHVTGFIDQEPARVISGVRRQQNMPLHERIIPYLETAGLYHLARLNSQWFWVDEPLLSAFIERWRPETHTFHMPFGECTVTLEDVAYQLGLPIDGEPVSGCLSEFENFMENGRPAWVWFRELFGELPPQNKVKQMTVCYTWFHERFRVLPVDATEDIVHIYARAYIMMLLSSQLFADKNANRVHLRWLPYVASLDDLGRYSWGSAALAWLYRCLCRGTNRNVVNLAGPLQLLQSWIFWRFPCLRPSDFNRFGFPLASRWAQYLPRNDAVDQRVVAARLCLDRLRVHDNLFYVKFHYVMLIVWEPYSSPDVAAVVHPEILLDQHRRLWTAVTSLIYFGAIEWHQVDRVMPQFGGVQHLPLLALNIDWLHAKDGRGGDRWFPSYYREWHEHWQDRHASVLPVDRVADPGPSAEYLDWWCRVAHRFLSPEVAFQDPRPIVLTEEARHRGSSQAPPMVQVVDRPDNRRVDRRRRIGTRTTDREWRWLADQLDEEQAVGGHGGDIDHRVPRRRARRHGQRDGGGRARGRGPSGEYHSGQDAVGEDIGGVATGMDQGTYEVGGSSQMFEVGGSSQMFADFTTAAVGMDIDDPVSQSEFFRDIADILGEDDGTHYRPQMDEGHSQFAEHQPHVQDVQPGLPVDLNEPAASPLDPWFALGGTPASAFSVVPPQAQVPQVDQRPRRARRAPLCGTEGHLIGQLHDDDSDTIEDSD; from the exons ATGGAAGAAGAAGACCGGATGTACCGGTTAAACCGCGTTGCGCATGTGACTGGATTTATCGACCAAGAG CCTGCTAGGGTTATTAGTGGTGTGAGAAGACAACAGAATATGCCTTTACACGAGCGTATCATACCGTATCTAGAGACGGCGGGCTTATATCACTTGGCTAGGCTGAACAGTCAGTGGTTCTGGGTTGATGAGCCTCTACTTAGCGCATTCATTGAGAGGTGGCGTCCTGAGACCCACACATTTCACATGCCCTTTGGGGAGTGTACGGTCACCTTGGAGGACGTGGCCTATCAGCTGGGTTTACCGATTGATGGTGAGCCTGTGAGTGGGTGCCTTAGTGAGTTTGAGAATTTCATGGAAAATGGAAGACCGGCATGGGTGTGGTTCCGTGAGCTGTTTGGGGAGTTACCTCCGCAGAATAAAGTGAAGCAGATGACAGTGTGCTACACATGGTTCCATGAGCGGTTTCGGGTTTTGCCAGTAGATGCTACTGAGGACATCGTGCATATATACGCGAGGGCCTATATTATGATGCTGTTGTCATCTCAGCTGTTTGCGGACAAGAACGCCAACCGTGTCCACCTTCGCTGGTTGCCTTATGTGGCATCGTTGGATGACTTGGGTAGATATAGCTGGGGCTCGGCCGCGCTGGCGTGGTTGTACAGATGTCTTTGTCGTGGAACAAACAGAAATGTTGTCAACTTGGCTGGGCCACTACAGCTTCTACAGTCTTGGATCTTCTGGAGATTTCCTTGTCTGAGGCCAAGTGATTTCAACAGATTCGGGTTTCCACTTGCATCCAG GTGGGCTCAGTATCTACCGAGGAACGATGCAGTAGATCAAAGAGTGGTGGCTGCACGCCTTTGTTTGGATAGATTGCGTGTGCATGAT AATTTGTTTTACGTAAAGTTTCATTACGTGATGTTGATCGTGTGGGAGCCCTATTCCTCTCCGGATGTCGCAGCTGTTGTTCATCCAGAGATACTACTTGACCAGCACCGCAGGCTTTGGACGGCAGTTACCAGTCTCATTTATTTTGGTGCGATTGAGTGGCACCAGGTGGATAGGGTTATGCCTCAGTTCGGAGGGGTTCAGCATCTCCCTCTTTTGGCTCTTAACATAGACTGGCTTCATGCGAAGGACGGCAGGGGTGGAGATAGGTGGTTCCCCTCATATTATCGGGAGTGGCATGAGCATTGGCAGGATCGGCATGCCTCAGTTTTACCGGTTGATCGAGTTGCTGATCCTGGGCCATCAGCTGAGTACCTGGACTGGTGGTGTCGTGTGGCCCACCGATTTTTATCCCCAGAGGTTGCATTTCAGGATCCCAGGCCTATTGTGTTGACTGAGGAGGCTCGTCATAGAGGGTCATCCCAGGCACCTCCTATGGTGCAGGTTGTCGACAGACCGGACAACCGCCGCGTGGACAGGCGTAGGCGTATCGGCACACGTACTACGGATCGAGAGTGGCGATGGCTGGCCGACCAGTTAGATGAGGAGCAGGCTGTTGGTGGTCATGGAGGTGATATTGATCATCGTGTTCCGAGACGTAGGGCCAGACGACATGGTCAGCGGGATGGTGGTGGACGGGCCCGTGGTAGAGGACCATCTGGAGAGTATCACAGTGGTCAGGATGCTGTTGGTGAGGACATTGGTGGTGTGGCCACAGGGATGGATCAGGGTACGTACGAGGTGGGGGGTTCTTCTCAGATGTTCGAGGTGGGGGGTTCTTCTCAGATGTTCGCCGACTTTACTACCGCGGCCGTCGGTATGGACATTGATGATCCCGTGAGTCAGTCAGAGTTCTTCAGAGATATAGCAGACATCTTGGGGGAGGATGATGGCACTCATTATAGGCCACAGATGGATGAGGGACATTCACAGTTTGCCGAGCACCAGCCACATGTTCAGGATGTACAGCCAGGTTTGCCGGTTGACCTGAACGAGCCTGCGGCTTCACCATTGGACCCATGGTTCGCGTTGGGAGGTACCCCAGCTTCGGCTTTCAGCGTAGTTCCTCCACAGGCACAGGTGCCACAGGTGGATCAGAGACCGCGGAGGGCTCGTCGTGCTCCTTTATGTGGCACTGAAGGTCACCTTATTGGTCAGTTGCACGATGACGACAGTGACACGATCGAGGACTCTGATTAG